Proteins encoded by one window of Pecten maximus chromosome 15, xPecMax1.1, whole genome shotgun sequence:
- the LOC117343355 gene encoding ATP-dependent DNA helicase RRM3-like, with protein MLLEPLETDVDEYRQKYSEIHARMNEFKDGCDMSYEEFLTEVVQIEEAEYIKCIRSSLKGPKIFLKREPKEMRVNYYNTTVLQAWKANLDLQFVLDPYACAMYIVSYISKSQRGMSTMLEQASKEAAEGNMDLKRQVRHIGNKFLNFVEISAQEASYLVLQMPLTRASREVVFINTSLPKDRVFLLKSQEQLKDLPKNSTDIESDNIIKRYAKRPKKLENYCLADYVSELDVKYKKRKQSLENDHNDDDDTGHHSDEADHSESESDTEFNNENTIMKLRGGITIRKRKNPRIIRYVRYSKTTNAENHYREKLLLFVPWRNEEQDLLSSHESYEEHFNSRQQQILPIIHKYEHHVEELDMARHQAEEDIVSEFDTVAPNTEQVQAEDAEQSVDRSEEFIHYVPPEPSHRTVDIGQDLNLPESTVSVETRSVLLPDNEYMTLLRSLNKKQREFFNHVVKWISTKNEPIYAFLSGGAGVGKSVVIRALFQALQRQLNSKEGHDPDSIKILLTAFTGKAAYNINGVTIASAFHKKMFQTQQHMHSDELNTFRTTYKDLSVIIVDEISMVGNKLFAFMHERLTELTGTKRDFGGISIIAVGDLFQLSPVADSWIFNDLKIGLARNLWKEHFQLFELEEIMRQKDDLQFAQMLNRLRLNELLPEDRDLIKSRTITPPSPTYPKNALHLFTENKRVDHFNNELIQDLVTTKVNVPAHTDVIAPSNISKQSKVHLIKEMNKQENHSKTGNLPSLLKLAEEMLYDVTVNVDVKDGLTNGASGIVKHIEFKEMNHERPGIIWILFTDENIGSKRRTKYKDLYHRGINRLWTPMFETKRTFLNNRKTYERTQFPLAPSAAKTVHKAQGTTVDELVVDLRSNYKAPHIHYVALSRVRTLSNLYILDFNDKALTVDKNVHVEMDRLRKIPMHLCYIPLYNIDNAHVKLLFNNARSLHKHIDDVRCEPNIQSADIIGICESRLVDTDRQECYDLPGFTAHRLDEDHNGKTRPNHGLVVYVKHGITVDRVHPHRYDGIEFMTIHAKVKEKQIQVVYLYKTPKLGMQLFLKALTDHIKPCIDRNRSLFILGDFNINLLDMPNAFLRFMRSEFSCKQVITEPTCYGTLLDHIYTTETGVQTGVIPTYWSDHSLTFCMKQF; from the coding sequence ATGTTATTGGAACCACTTGAAACAGATGTTGATGAATACAGACAAAAATACTCGGAAATTCATGCTAGAATGAATGAATTCAAAGATGGATGTGACATGTCTTATGAAGAGTTTCTTACAGAAGTTGTACAAATTGAAGAGGCAGAGTACATTAAGTGTATAAGAAGTTCACTGAAAGGaccaaagatatttttaaaaagggaacCTAAAGAAATGAGGGTAAATTACTACAATACCACAGTACTACAAGCATGGAAAGCGAATCTTGACTTGCAATTTGTTTTAGACCCATATGCCTGtgcaatgtacattgtatcatacataaGCAAATCACAAAGAGGTATGAGCACTATGTTAGAACAAGCTTCAAAAGAGGCAGCAGAAGGAAACATGGATCTTAAACGTCAAGTCAGACATATTGGAAACAAATTTCTCAATTTTGTAGAAATCAGTGCCCAAGAAGCATCATATCTTGTACTACAAATGCCCTTAACCCGAGCTTCTCGTGAAGTCGTATTCATTAATACCTCATTACCTAAAGACAGAGTGTTCCTTCTGAAAAGCCAAGAACAACTGAAAGATCTTCCTAAAAACTCAACAGATATTGAATCTGACAATATCATCAAGCGGTATGCAAAGAGACCAAAGAAGCTAGAGAACTATTGCCTTGCTGATTATGTTTCTGAGTTGGATGTGAAATACAAAAAACGAAAGCAGAGTTTAGAAAATGAtcataatgatgatgatgatacagGACATCATTCAGATGAAGCTGACCATTCAGAATCTGAGAGTGATACAGAATTCAATAATGAAAACACAATTATGAAGTTGCGGGGTGGCATTACAATCAGGAAACGCAAGAACCCTAGAATCATTCGATATGTCAGGTATAGCAAAACTACTAATGCTGAAAACCATTACAGAGAAAAACTATTACTGTTTGTACCGTGGAGAAATGAAGAGCAAGATCTATTAAGTAGTCATGAATCATATGAAGAACACTTCAACAGCAGACAACAACAGATATTGCCTATTATTCACAAATATGAACATCATGTTGAGGAACTAGACATGGCTAGACATCAGGCAGAGGAAGACATAGTCTCAGAGTTTGATACTGTTGCACCTAACACTGAACAAGTGCAAGCGGAAGATGCAGAACAGTCAGTTGATCGGTCTGAAGAGTTCATTCACTATGTACCACCAGAACCATCGCACAGAACAGTAGACATTGGTCAAGACCTAAACCTACCAGAAAGTACAGTATCAGTTGAAACAAGATCAGTACTTTTGCCAGATAATGAATATATGACATTGCTCCGTTCTTTGAACAAAAAGCAAAGGGAATTTTTCAACCATGTCGTGAAATGGATTTCTACAAAAAATGAACCTATCTATGCATTTCTTTCTGGTGGAGCTGGAGTTGGAAAATCAGTAGTTATCCGAGCATTATTCCAAGCATTGCAAAGACAGTTGAACTCAAAAGAAGGTCATGACCCAGACAGCATAAAGATTTTGCTCACAGCTTTTACAGGAAAAGCAGCATACAATATCAATGGTGTAACAATAGCATCAGCATTTCATAAGAAAATGTTTCAGACACAACAACACATGCACAGTGATGAACTGAATACGTTTAGAACCACATACAAAGATCTCTCTGTCATCATTGTAGATGAAATTTCGATGGTTGGTAATAAGCTGTTTGCTTTCATGCATGAACGCTTAACAGAACTGACAGGCACAAAGCGAGACTTTGGTGGTATAAGTATCATAGCAGTTGGAGACTTATTTCAACTATCACCTGTGGCAGACTCGTGGATCTTTAATgatttgaagataggtttagCAAGGAACTTGTGGAAAGAACATTTTCAACTATTTGAACTTGAGGAAATCATGAGACAGAAAGATGATTTACAATTTGCTCAGATGTTGAACAGGTTGAGATTAAATGAACTCTTACCAGAGGACAGAGATCTTATTAAATCTCGCACCATTACACCTCCATCACCTACTTATCCAAAAAATGCCTTGCacttatttactgaaaataagCGAGTTGATCATTTCAACAACGAGTTGATACAAGACCTAGTCACCACAAAGGTGAATGTGCCAGCTCATACAGATGTCATTGCCCCTTCAAATATAAGCAAACAATCAAAAGTTCATTTGATAAAAGAAATGAATAAGCAAGAAAATCACAGCAAAACTGGAAACTTACCTAGCTTGCTTAAACTTGCAGAAGAAATGTTATATGATGTGACGGTGAATGTGGATGTAAAAGATGGATTAACAAATGGAGCTTCAGGCATTGTAAAACACATTGAATTCAAAGAAATGAACCATGAAAGACCTGGCATTATATGGATACTTTTCACTGATGAAAACATTGGATCTAAAAGgagaacaaaatacaaagatCTATATCATAGAGGAATCAATAGGTTGTGGACACCAATGTTTGAAACGAAACGgacatttttaaacaatagaaaaactTATGAAAGAACCCAGTTTCCTCTAGCTCCATCTGCTGCCAAAACTGTACATAAAGCTCAAGGTACCACTGTTGATGAACTGGTAGTTGACCTGAGGTCCAATTACAAAGCTCCACATATCCACTATGTTGCATTGTCACGAGTTAGAACATTATCAAATCTATACATCCTTGATTTCAACGACAAGGCATTAACAGTggacaaaaatgtacatgtggaAATGGACAGACTCCGTAAGATACCTATGCATTTGTGCTATATTCCATTATACAACATTGACAATGCGCATGTGAAACTCTTATTCAACAATGCAAGGTCGTTGCACAAACACATAGATGATGTAAGATGTGAACCAAACATTCAAAGTGCAGATATCATTGGAATTTGTGAATCACGACTTGTtgatacagacagacaggaatGTTATGATTTACCTGGCTTTACTGCACACAGACTGGATGAAGATCATAATGGCAAAACAAGGCCAAACCATGGACTAGTTGTGTATGTAAAGCATGGAATTACTGTGGACAGAGTACACCCCCATAGATATGATGGAATTGAATTCATGACCATCCATGCAAAAGTCAAGGAAAAACAGATTCAAGTTGTCTACCTTTATAAAACACCAAAACTTGGTATGCAGTTATTTTTGAAAGCTTTAACAGACCACATAAAACCATGCATTGATAGAAATAGATCACTTTTTATTCTTGGTGACTTTAACATCAATCTTCTGGACATGCCAAATGCCTTCTTGCGATTTATGCGAAGCGAATTCTCATGCAAACAAGTAATTACAGAGCCAACATGTTATGGAACACTGCTCGATCATATCTACACTACAGAGACTGGAGTACAGACAGGAGTTATTCCAACATATTGGTCTGATCATTCTCTTACTTTCTGCATGAAACAATTTTAG